Proteins from one Natrinema salifodinae genomic window:
- a CDS encoding TetR/AcrR family transcriptional regulator produces the protein MDDDAANEILCATHRALCTHGYADLTLKHIAAETDKSKAAIHYYYDSKAALFTAFLGHLYEQYADRIESISGDRPREHLQSLLDELLATGDESPDEGIRTAMVEVRAQAPYDDAIRTQLTRFDEVLAEEIRTILQDGIDDGSFDESVDPELTAEFLTATISGAHTRHVAVGYSMDRVRDATRQYVETRLVAETTKVTP, from the coding sequence ATGGATGACGACGCAGCAAACGAAATTTTGTGTGCGACACACCGCGCCCTCTGTACGCACGGCTACGCCGATCTCACGCTCAAACACATCGCCGCCGAAACGGACAAGAGTAAAGCCGCGATTCACTACTATTACGACAGCAAAGCGGCCCTCTTTACGGCATTTCTCGGGCACCTCTACGAACAGTACGCTGACAGGATCGAGTCGATCTCCGGGGACCGTCCGCGCGAGCACCTCCAGTCGCTACTCGACGAACTCCTCGCGACCGGCGATGAGAGTCCGGACGAGGGAATTCGAACCGCGATGGTAGAGGTCCGAGCGCAGGCCCCGTACGACGACGCGATACGAACGCAACTCACCAGGTTCGACGAGGTCTTAGCCGAAGAGATACGAACGATTCTTCAGGACGGAATCGACGACGGGTCGTTCGACGAGAGCGTCGATCCCGAACTGACCGCCGAGTTTCTCACGGCGACGATCAGCGGCGCGCATACGCGCCACGTCGCCGTCGGTTACTCGATGGATCGGGTCCGTGACGCAACGCGGCAGTACGTCGAAACACGGCTCGTCGCCGAAACGACCAAGGTGACGCCCTAA
- a CDS encoding TetR/AcrR family transcriptional regulator → MADPSRETVSDPNEEIMRATYRALREHGYADLTIKRIAAEYGKSTAAIHYHYDTKDDLLAAFLDYLLDQFKDAVHDVETTDPEQRLDLLLDKLLVDPKDHRDLLVAMLEMRSQAPYEDRFSDRFQQNDEYIRYMLRTVVDHGIQEGVFNDIDAEHAARALMTIVDGARTRAVVLDDGNALTTARRTADEYVTHVLLSEL, encoded by the coding sequence ATGGCTGATCCGTCGAGAGAAACGGTCTCCGACCCGAACGAGGAGATCATGCGTGCGACCTACCGCGCGCTCCGCGAGCATGGCTACGCCGATCTCACGATCAAACGGATCGCCGCCGAGTACGGCAAGTCGACCGCAGCGATCCACTACCATTACGATACGAAGGACGACCTGCTCGCGGCGTTTTTGGACTATCTCCTCGATCAATTCAAGGACGCCGTCCACGACGTCGAAACGACGGATCCGGAGCAGCGACTCGACTTACTGCTCGATAAACTGCTCGTCGATCCCAAGGATCATCGAGACCTGCTCGTCGCGATGCTGGAAATGCGAAGCCAGGCGCCGTACGAGGATCGGTTCAGCGATCGGTTTCAGCAGAACGACGAGTACATTCGGTACATGCTTCGCACGGTGGTCGACCACGGGATTCAGGAAGGCGTGTTCAACGACATCGACGCCGAGCACGCGGCGCGGGCGCTCATGACGATCGTCGACGGCGCTCGAACGCGAGCGGTCGTGCTAGACGACGGGAACGCGCTGACGACGGCGAGGCGGACCGCCGACGAATACGTAACGCACGTCTTGCTGAGCGAACTGTGA
- a CDS encoding DUF7575 domain-containing protein, with protein MGQSISRKRPWLAALLAALVTGLGHLYLRRWRRAVGWLAVSFGVTVLFTEPAAVDAFVSGTWGLGTLLAVAPMFLVVGLSIVDAYLLAWAQNADARPSNTAGEDSIPCPHCGNDLDSELEFCHWCTKPVGELDQD; from the coding sequence ATGGGCCAGTCGATATCCCGAAAGCGACCGTGGCTCGCAGCGTTACTTGCAGCACTCGTCACCGGCCTCGGACACCTGTACCTACGGCGGTGGCGTCGCGCGGTCGGATGGCTCGCCGTTTCGTTCGGTGTGACCGTCCTGTTCACCGAGCCAGCGGCGGTCGACGCGTTTGTATCTGGGACGTGGGGCCTCGGCACGCTGCTTGCGGTCGCACCGATGTTTCTGGTCGTCGGACTCAGTATCGTCGATGCGTATCTGCTCGCTTGGGCCCAGAACGCGGACGCTCGCCCGTCAAATACCGCTGGCGAAGACTCGATTCCCTGTCCGCACTGCGGGAACGACCTCGATTCGGAACTCGAGTTCTGCCACTGGTGTACGAAGCCGGTCGGCGAACTCGATCAGGACTAG
- a CDS encoding DUF1059 domain-containing protein, whose product MAKAHKLDCESAAADCRFIIQSEDEEEAVELAKKHMADVHGQEYTAEELQEEHLQVV is encoded by the coding sequence ATGGCGAAAGCACACAAACTTGATTGCGAGTCGGCAGCGGCCGATTGCCGGTTTATCATCCAATCGGAAGACGAAGAAGAAGCGGTCGAATTGGCCAAGAAACACATGGCGGACGTCCACGGTCAGGAGTACACGGCCGAGGAACTGCAGGAGGAACACCTGCAAGTGGTCTAA
- a CDS encoding helix-turn-helix transcriptional regulator — MILETTDSPLDDIEFLARSEHRVVTLAALARRPQTRADLVSMTGVSQSTIGRTLRAFDERHWINREGRYYEATQLGAFVAAGVQELIDRLETEHHLRDVWQWLPSETSGFTVEMMADAVVTVAESDDPYGPVNRFKSLLRETNRFRFIGFDLALLEPCIDDLRQRIIDGMHAEVIDPPSVVDHIRSTHPEQFAEALESGNLTVWMYDDLPPYGVGLFDDRTVISGYDPTNGTVRALIDTDAPAAREWAESVYETYQREVPTIAIETDRELPRMP; from the coding sequence ATGATACTAGAGACCACTGATTCGCCGCTCGACGACATCGAATTCCTCGCGCGGTCGGAACACCGCGTCGTCACACTCGCGGCCCTGGCCAGGCGACCCCAGACCCGGGCTGACCTCGTGTCGATGACCGGCGTGTCACAGTCCACGATCGGGCGTACGCTTCGCGCGTTCGACGAGCGCCATTGGATCAATAGGGAGGGACGGTATTACGAGGCGACGCAATTGGGTGCGTTCGTTGCGGCGGGGGTTCAAGAATTGATCGACCGACTCGAAACCGAGCACCACCTCCGCGACGTCTGGCAGTGGCTTCCGAGCGAGACGAGCGGTTTCACCGTCGAGATGATGGCCGATGCGGTTGTAACGGTTGCCGAGTCTGACGACCCGTACGGTCCGGTGAACCGCTTCAAATCTTTGCTCCGAGAGACGAACCGGTTTCGGTTCATCGGATTCGATCTGGCGCTGCTCGAGCCGTGTATAGACGACCTTCGTCAGCGGATCATCGACGGGATGCACGCCGAGGTCATCGATCCACCGAGCGTTGTCGACCACATTCGCTCGACCCACCCGGAACAATTCGCCGAGGCCCTGGAGAGCGGTAACCTCACGGTGTGGATGTACGACGACTTACCGCCCTACGGAGTCGGCCTCTTCGATGACCGAACCGTGATCAGCGGGTACGATCCCACGAACGGCACGGTCCGCGCGTTGATCGATACCGACGCACCGGCGGCACGCGAGTGGGCGGAATCAGTGTACGAGACCTACCAGCGTGAGGTGCCGACGATCGCCATCGAAACCGATCGGGAACTGCCGCGGATGCCGTGA